Part of the Corallococcus macrosporus genome is shown below.
CCGCTGCGGAGCACCATCCTCGAGGAGTCGCAGCGCCAGTACAACGCCATGCAGATCGGCCTCCCCGCGCTCCTCATCGCACGACGCGAACAGGTGGAGGCCTGGAGGGCCTACCTGGAGACGGTCCGCGATTACTGGATGGCGCGCGCCGACCTGGAGCGCCTGGTGGGCGGACGCCTGCCCGGGGCCTCCGCGCCCACGCCCGCCACTCCCCCTTCCCCCGAGCCCACCCATGAGCACCATGAAGCCCACTGACGAAACCCAGGGCCCCTCCGAGGACACGCGGTCCGAGGCCCCCGAAACCCTCACCTCGCTCAGCCGCCGCGGCCTGCTCGCGCGCACCGGTGCCACGCTGGCGACAGGCGCCCTGCTGATGCACGGCCGCGCCGCCCAGGCGCAGTCCAGCGTGCCCGGCGCGCACGGCCCGCGTGAAGGCTCGGCGGCGGACACGGGCGGCAAGGTCGCGCGGCAGTCGCACCTGCCCCCCGGAAAGGAAGGCCGCGACTACCGTCCTGTCGTCGTGCCCAACGGCGCGAAGCTGCCGTGGAAGGTCGTGGACGGCGTGAAGGTGTTCCACATGGTGGCCGAGGAGGTGGAGCACGAGTTCGCGCCCGGCCTCAAGGCCATGTGCTGGGGCTACAACGGCCATGTGCACGGGCCCACCATCGAGGTGGTGGAGGGAGACCGCGTGCGCTTCTACGTCACGAACCGGCTGCCCGCGTCCACGACGGTGCACTGGCACGGCATCCTCCTGCCCAGCGGCATGGACGGCGTGGGTGGGCTGAACCAGAAGGCCATCGCGCCGGGAGAGACGTACCGCTACGAGTTCACGGTGCGTCAGTCGGGGACGGGGATGTACCACTCGCACCACGACGAGATGACGCAGATGGCGCTGGGCATGGTGGGCCTGTTCATCATCCACCCGCGCAAGCCGGTGGGGCCGCGCGTGGACCGGGACTTCGCCATCATGCTGCATGAGTGGCGCATCGACCCGGGCACGCGGCGTCCGGACCCGAACGAGATGACGGACTTCAACGTGCTGACGATGAACGCGAAGGCGTTCCCGGGCACGGAGCCGCTCGTCGTGCGCAAGGGCGAGCGGGTGCGGATCCGCTTCGGCAACCTGAGCGCGATGGACCACCACCCCATCCACCTGCACGGCTTCCAGTTCCGCATCACGGAGACGGACGGAGGCCGCATCGCGGAGAGCGCGCAGTGGCCGGAGACGACGGTGCTGGTGCCCACGGGAAGCACGCGCACCATCGAGTTCGTCGCGGACGAGCCTGGCGACTGGGCGATGCACTGCCACATGACCCACCACGTGATGAACCAGATGGGCCACGACCTGCCGAACATGGTTGGCGTGAAACCCGGCGGCCTGGACGCGAAGGTGCGGCCCCTGCTGCCCGGCTACATGACGATGGGGCAGACCGGGATGGGAGACATGGCGGGCATGCACCACATGCCCATGCCCGCGAACTCCATCCCCATGGTGGGCGGCAAGGGCCCCTACGACGAGATCACCATGGGAGGCATGTTCACGATCCTCAAGGTCCGCGACCGCCTGGACGGAGAAGGAGACCCGGGCTGGTACACCCCGCCGCCGGGCACGCAGGCGCAGCTCGCCAACGCGGACGAACTGCGCCGGGACGGCATCGACGTGGGGGCGCCGCCGCCCACCCCACCCACGGGCCACCAGCACGGCTAAGCTCGGACTCCGAGATGACGAACGGCTTCTGCTGGTACGAGCTCAGGACCTCCCGGCCCGACGACGCGCGGCGCTTCTATTCGAGCGTGCTGGGAACACCTGCCGTGGGGGAGATCACCGTCCTGCCGGAAGCCGCGGCGGCCCGGGGCGCGCCCAGTCACTGGCTGGGCCACCTCGACGTTCCCGACCTGGAGCCCGCCGTGCAGCGCTTCATCGCACAGGGCGCCGAGCGGCTGGGACCGCCTCGCAGGTCCGCGGAAGGCATCCTGTCCACCGTGCTGCGGGATCCGTTCGGCGCCGTGGTCGCGCTGACGTCACGAATGGGGCGCGAGACGCACGCGGAGCTGGCGTGGCATGAGCTGCACACCCTCGACCAGGAACGCGCCTTCGCGCTCTACAGTGGCTTGTTCGGCTGGCGCCCCACCGAAACGCTTCAGCTGTCCCCCGAAGTCGGGACGTATCAGCAGTTCACCTGGCGCGAGGACGCGCGGAGCGTGGGCGCGGCTTGCAGCACCGCGCGCCTCCCGCACATCCATCCGCACTGGCTCTTCTACTTCGCCGTCGACGACCTGGACCGGGCCCTCGCGGCGGTCGAAGCCGGCGGAGGGCTCGTGGCTGGTGGCCCGCATGTCATGCCGGGCGGATCCCGCGTCGCCCCCTGCGAGGATCCGCAGCGGGCCGCGTTCGGCCTGTGTCAGCGCCTGTAGCAGCATCTTCAGGGCAGGGATCCAGCGGAATGGACGAATGAGGTAGATTCGGGATTCCCCGGAGGACATCCCATGACCGCCCCTCTGCCGACGCTGGAACGCCTTCCTCGCGGAGCGCTCACGTTGTTCCGCATCCGTGCGCTCCTGCGCATGGGCATCTACGGGGCAATCACCTTCGCCGTGGCGCTGGGGTTGAGCTTCGCGGGCAACGAGCGCTGGCCGTTCCTGCTGCCGTGCGCGGTGGTGCTGGGGCTGAGCGTGTTGACGGCGTGGTATCCGCAGCGCGCGCACGAGCGCTGGGGTTGGGCCTTGCGCGATCACGATCTGGTCATCTCCCACGGAGTGCTCCTGCAAGAGGTGGTGTCCATCCCAGCGGGGCGCATCCAGCACGTGGACGTGCACCAGGGGCCCATCGAAAGGTCGCTGGGGCTCGCGCGCCTGCAGATCTACACGGCGGCGGGCAGTGGCGCGGACGGAGAGATTCCGGGCCTGGCGCGCGAGACAGCGGATGCCCTGCGCGAGCGGTTGGTGCGGCGCGAGGCCGACGATGTCGTCTGAGCCGGTGGCGCTGGCCTCCCCGGAGGAGGTCCCCTGGAAGAAGTTGAGCCCGAAGGCCCCGCTCGCGGCGCTGCTTCCTCTGTCCGGGATGATCGGGCGCATCTTCCTGGGCGCGCTCCTGCCCACGTTCTTCGCGCGCGAGCAGGGCCTGCCCATCATCCTCCTGGTCATCGTGGCGAGCGTGGCGGTGCTGATGCTCGCCGCCGGACTCTACGAGGTGGCCACGACGAGCTACCGCGTGGTGGGCGCCCAGCTGGAGATCCGCTCCGGCATCTTCACGCGCACGTCGCGCTTCATCGAAGCCGCGCGAGTGCAGAACACGGAGGTGTTGCAGCCCTTCGTGTCGAAGTTGCTCGGGCTGGTGGAGGTGAAGGTGGAGACGGCCTCCGGAGGCAAGGCGGACGGCCACCTGCGCGGGCTGACGCCGGAGGACGCGCAGGCGCTGATCCACGCGCTTCAGGCCGTGCGTCGCGAAGGAGCAGCGGTGCTCCTGCCCGGCGACGCCGCGCCCGAGGAGCGAGTGCTCTCCGAGGCCCGCCTGGGAGGTCTGCTGCTCTACGGCGCGACCGCCCTGGGCCTCGGCGTGCTCGCGGTGGCGATGGGCGCGATGCATGAAATCGCCGAGACGTTCCACAAGCTGTTGCTGCCATGGATGGAAGCCCATTGGGAGGCGCTGGCGGCACCGGGCATGGTGTGGCTGTCCGCGACGGTGGCGGCGATCGCGGGCCTGTTCGGCCTGTGGCTGGTGAGTGGGGCGCGAGCGGTGTTGCAGTTCCACGGCTTCCGGCTGGTGGACACGGGCACGCACCTGCGAGCGGTGGGCGGGCTCATCACGCGCCGCCAGGTGACGGTGCGGCGGGCGCGAATCCAGCAGGTGGTGCTGGATGAACCGCTCCTGCGCCGGGCATTGGGCTTCGGTTCGGTGGAGGTGGAGACGGCAGGCGTTCGCACGGGCAGGCAGTCCGAGGACCGCGCGGAGTTGCTGGTGCCGGTGGTGCCCACGGCGCGAATGCCGGAGCTGTTGAAGGACTTCGTCCCGGAGCTGCCCGACGCCATGTCCTTCCAAGGAGCGCATCCTAAGGCGCTCCTGCGAGCACGGATCCGAGCGGTGGGCCTGAGCGTACTGGTGGCCGCACCCGCGACCTGGTTCTGGGGAGCGTGGGGAGCGGTGGCATGGCTCCTGTTGCCAGCGCAGCTATTCGGAGCGTGGTTCGACTGGCGCTTCCAGGGATGGCTCGTGACGGAAGCGTTGGTGGTGGTGCGCCAGGGTTTCTGGCGCCGGCGAACGACGGTGGTGCAGCGCTCCCGCATCCAGTCCGCCCGAGCGAGACAAGGCCCTCTGGAGCGAGGCTACGGAGTCGCGCACGTGCGAATCGACGTAGCAGGTTCACACGTGATCCTGCCAAGCGTGAGCTGGGCGGAAGCGCAGTCGCTCATCGACGTGCTCCCCGCGCGAAGGCCCACGCGTCATGCGCCGCTCGCAACGCTCCCGGACGTACGGCTTCCCGGGTAGCTGCGGGGCCCGCTGGGAGAGGCTGATGCACGAAGGCGTCGTGGCGCTGTGCATGCTGTTGCTGCTCTCGGGTTGCGCAGGTGTCGAGCCGCAATCCCGTCGGAGCGGCCCAGGGGTCTTCCGTCAGGGGGCGGCGTACACGCCGGAGGAAACCCAGGAGCGTCGGCGACCCGCGGCCCCAAGGTCCGGGAGCCGGGCTGTGCCTCCTGCGAATGCCGCTCCGACCTACCGGGCGATCATCGCGGCGCTTGGGGAAGTGAAGGGCTCGGTGGAGGGCATGGTCCGTGAGTTCCCCAGGCTCGCGGAGAACCCGAAGGGCCTCGGGGGCTCTGACGGCGTCTTCACGCGGAACACCGACTACGGCTCCATCCAGGTGCCATGGCTGCGGGGTGCACTCACGCGAGCCACGTCACTCGCCGAAGCATCAGGAACAGTAGGGGATCCCGACATGCAGCTGGGAATCCTCCGGCTCACGGGGACGCGTCTTCAGGCCGCAACGTCCGGCGCGATGCTTCTGGCGACATGGCTCGACTTCTTGCGGCTCGCGGAGGTCATCCGGCAGGAGTGCCCATTCTACGGAGCCGAGCGGCTGTTCGTGGACCTGGACCGCGTGCAGAAGCGAGTGGAGCCCGCCATGACGGCGTTCGCCTCACTGGACCCGGACGAGGTGGAGGCCGCGGCCATCGCGATGCCTCAACTGATGGGTCACCTCACGCGCGAGTTCCAATCCATCCAGGAGGGGGCGCGCATCGCGATGGAGCGCGGTGGAAGGGTCGTCGCAGCAGCCCAGTTCCTGGAGATGGTCACACTGGTTTCGACGCTGAAGGCGACGCTGCCCAGACCACCACCCGCCGCGCCCGTAACCCTGGGCACAAGCCTCGTGATGGGCTCAGGAGGCCTGATGATGGGCACCCGCATCGTCGTCAGCGCCGAGTGGGTGGAGCAGATGCGCCGGCTCGTCCAGGCCGGAGTTCTCTCCGCCCCCGTTGTCAGCGCGGCGGTCCGCATCCATGCAGGTCAGGTGCTGATGGCGCAGGAGAAGCAGGACCTGCCCAAAGGCGTGCGCGAGGCACTGGGAGACAGCCCCGAGGTTCGCGCCATGCACGAGACCGGCAGGGCCGGAGCCGGGATGTCCAGCGCACCGAAGCACCACGTCCTCCCGCAGGAACACCGCGAGTGGTTCGAGAAGCGCGGCTTCAAGGGCGAGATGGACATCGACCAGTTCTGCGTCCGGCTGGAGCAGTCCCACCACGAAGCCATTCACGGCGGCGGCGACTGGCGCCTGGGCCGCACATGGCCCAGGGAGTGGAACCGGCACGTCATGAATCTCCTCCGAGACGGCGAAGCCAACACAGGCCGCTTGTTGACGCGAGATGAGATCCTGAAGATCGTCGCGGTGGAAATGCGGCGCTTCGACATCCCGATGGCTTTCAGTCCTGGAAGGAAGCGATGACCGACGGGCGTTCGTGGCAAGGAGATTGGAAGAGCCGCCTGTATGCGCGCGTCCGTGAACGCGGCTACGACTCCCTCACAGCCTTCGCGGATGCGCGCCCTACAGCCTCACTGGTGCAGCTGGCCGAGGAGTTGGGCAAGGACGACATTGCCGGAGTCCAGGTGTTCACCGGCCTGGTAGCAGAAGCCGAGCGAAGCAAGCGCCTCACCAGACTGGTTCGTAGCCAACTGGTGCGCGAGCTGTCAGAGGATTTCCCAGCGGGCTGGCCGGCGACAATGACCGACGACACTCGGTTCACGATTGGCCATGCACTCGCACGGTGGTGTAGCTACACGCCGCAGACACATGAGGCACGCGTCAGGCGGGTCCGTGATGCCCTCCTTGCGTCACCACCACCGTCCGGCTGGCGTCCACTCAGTCCCGACGACACGTTGCTTCTCACACTCCTCCCCGACGACGAGGCATGATCCTCGGTGGCTGATGGACGCGCATGGATCGGCAACTGGATTGTGCGTCTCCACGAGCGGGTCCGCGAGCGTGGCTACGCTTCCATCACCGCGTTCGCCGATGCGCGTCCTACCGCTTCGCTGGTGGACCTGGCGGAGGAGCTGGGAAAGGACGACATCGCAGGCGTTCAGATCCTGAACGAACTATTCGCTGAGGCGGAGCAGCGCAGACAGGTCACACGTTTCGTGCGGGATGTACTGGCGCGCCTGCTGTCACAGAGTCTCCCCAACGGCTGGCCGGCTGTCGTGGACGACGTGACTCGCTTCCAAATCGCCAAGGCCCTCGGTTCGTGGTCCGTCTACATCCCTGATGCGTATCAGGACCGTGCGGATCAGGTCATGGAGACCCTTCGCGCTCAGCCACCTCCCACCGGCTGGCGCCCGCTAGGTCCCGACGACGAGCTGCTCCTCACGCTCCTGCCTGACGACGAAGCCTGACCGCTTCAGCCCCGAAGCCCGCTCAGCGCCTTCATCCAGATGACGACCGCCACCGCGCCCGCGTCCGGAATCCCTTTCGCGCGATCTCCCAGGTAGCTGGCCCGGCCCAGGCGCGGCGACATGCTCGCGGTCGCTTCGGCGCCCTGCTCCGCCGCTCGCGTCGCCTCCGTCCATCCCTCCGCCAGTGACCGTCCCTCGCGAACGGCACGCGTGAGCGCCACCGCCGCCGGGTGCAGCGCGTCCACCATCGTCCGGTCTCCCGGCCGCGCCCCGCCCAGCTCCGACACCGCTTCCACTCCCACCTCGAACGCCTTCGCCCAGGCCGCCGCGTCCACCGGCTTGCTCGCCAGGTAGCGCGCTGCCCGCAGCAACGCCGTCGCGTAGAACGGCCCGGAGCTGCCTCCGATGTTCCGGCGCAGCGCCTGCCCCAGCTCCGTCAACGCACCGGACGGCATGGCCCATGCCCGCTCCGGCAACGCACGGATCGCCGCCGCGCCTCGTGCCAGGCTCAGGCCCAGGTCGCCGTCTCCTGCCTGGCTGTCCAGCTCCGTCAGCCGCGCCTCGGCCGCGTCCCAGGCGTCCGCCACCGCCAGCGCTGCCTCGCGCACCCGCGCCATCACGGGCTGGGGCTTCGGATGGCCTTCCACCGTCGGCAGCGCCTCGCGCGTCGCCACCACCTTCCGGTCCAGCACCACCTGCCCACGCCCCGGCCACGCCGGCGCCTCCGTGGGCGCGTCCAGCCTCGCGAGCCGCGCGTCATCCACCTTCAACAACGTCAGCGAACACCCCGGCATCTCCAGCGCCGACAGGAACGTGCCCTGCCATGCGCGCTCCACCTTCACGCCCCGCTCACCCAGGAACGCCAGCGCCCGGCGCATCACGATGGCCAGCTCCATGGGCGGCGTGCCTCCCAGCCCGTTGACCATCAACGCCACACGGTCGCCCCGGCCCACCTTCCGGTCCTCCACGATGGCCGACAGCAACGTGTCCACCAGCGCGTCCGCCAGCTGCATCGCCACGCGGCGCACGCCCTGCTCGCCGTGGATGCCCAGCCCCAGCTCCACCTCTCCCTCCCCCAGCGTGAAGCCCGGCCGGCCCGCCGCCGGCACCGTGCACGGCCCCAGCGCCACGCCCATGCTGCCCAGCATCGCGGCAGCCTCCGTCGCCTCGCGCGCCACCTCCGCCAGCGACGCTCCCGCCGCCGCGGCGGCCCCCGCTATCTTGTGCACCAGCACCACGCCCGCGATGCCCCGGCGACGCTCGGGCGCCACCGTGTCCCGCAGAGCCACGTCGTCCGCCACCACCACCACTTCCGTGGGGATCCCCTCCGCCCGCGCCAGCTCCGCCGCGAGCCCGAAGTTGAGCCGATCCCCCGTGTAGTTCTTCACGATGAGCAGCGCCCCCGCCGTCCCCGCCACCGCGCGGATCGCCGCCAGCACCGCGTCCGTGCTGGGTGACGTGAACACGTCCCCCGCCACCGCCGCGTGCAGCATCCCCGTCCCCACGTAGCCCGCGTGCGCCGGCTCGTGCCCGCTGCCGCCGCCCGACAGCACCGCCACCTTCCGCGCCCCCAGTGCCGCCGGCACGTCCGCGCGCACCACCACCGTCTCCCCCTCCAGCAACGCCTGCCCCGGAGCGAGCGCCACGAACCCTTCCAGCATCTCCTGGACCACTGCGCGCGGCGCGTTGACGAGCTTCTTCACCATCGACTCCTGGGCGGAAGGGAAACGGGAAACGGCGCTCGACGCCCACCCTTCCGCCCCGCATCCACCCCGTCAAGCCACACGAAGGATGCAAGCCCGCCGCCAAACGATTCCGTACCGCAACCCGCTTTCCCATTGACTCCCGGAGTTTTCTGAAGATGATTCTCATTATCATTCGCTGAGCAGCAACAAATCACGGCGGTCCGGCGCGAAGCGCGCCCGGGCCTGGCCGAGCCCTGTCTGGCATTGGCCGGTCAGGTCAGGGCCGACGTGTGTCTGGATTCAGGTGATTGTCTTGAGTGCTCCATCCCCCGCCGCGCGAGAGCGCACGCTGCTGTGGCTCCTGGCGGCGGTGCAGTTCACCCACGTCGTCGACTTCATGATGCTGATGCCGCTGGGCCCGCTGCTCATGCAGCGGCTCTCGCTGTCAGCGACGCGGTTCGGAGCGCTGGTGTCCGCGTACACGCTCGCGTCCGCGGCCATGGGCGTGCTGGGCGTGTTCTGGTTGGATCGCCTGGAGCGCAAGCGCACGCTGCTCATGCTCTACGCGGGCTTCATCGCCGCCACGCTCCTGTGCGGAGCGGCCACCGGTGCCACGGGCCTGCTCATCGCGCGCACTGTCGCAGGCGCCTGCGCGGGACTGATGGGCGCGGTCGTCATCGCCATCGTCAGCGACATGGTGCCGGCGGAGCGCCGGGGCCAGGCCATCGGCACCGTGATGACGGCCTACGCTTTGTCCGCCGTGGCGGGCGTGCCGCTGGGACTGGGGCTCGCGAACCTGGGCGGCTGGCGCTCGCCGTTCATCGTCCTCGCCGGGGTCGCGGGGCTCGTGTGGCTGCTGCTCCTGCGCTTCCTCCCCCGCGTGGACGGACACCTGGCCCAGACCTCCGGCGCCGCGTCCCCCATCTCCGGCTTCACGCCGCGACTGGCCCTGGGCTGGGGCCTCACCTTCACGGTGGTGTTCGCCAGCTTCCTGCTCATCCCCTACCTGGGCGCCTTCATGGTGGGCAACGTGGGCCTGACGCTCACGGACCTTCCATGGGTGTACCTGGTGGGCGGCGCGGCCACGTTCGTCAGCTCGCACTGGATTGGACGGCTGGCGGACCGGATGGGGCCCGCGCGCGCGCTGGCGCTGCTGCTCGTCGCCACCATGGTGCCGCACCTGCTCTTCACGCACCTGCCGCCGTCCCCCCTGCCGGCGGTGACGCTGGTGTTCGTGCTCTTCATGACGCTCACCTCCGGCCGCGCCATCCCCACCATGGCGCTCGTGGCGTCGCAGGTGCCGCCGTCGCTGCGAGGCCGCTACCTCGCGGTCAACATGGCCGCCAGTGACGGCGCCTCCGGGCTCGCCGCGTGGATGGGGGGCCTGGTGCTCACCACCGCGCCGGACGGCACGCTCATCGGCTTC
Proteins encoded:
- a CDS encoding multicopper oxidase family protein, with the translated sequence MSTMKPTDETQGPSEDTRSEAPETLTSLSRRGLLARTGATLATGALLMHGRAAQAQSSVPGAHGPREGSAADTGGKVARQSHLPPGKEGRDYRPVVVPNGAKLPWKVVDGVKVFHMVAEEVEHEFAPGLKAMCWGYNGHVHGPTIEVVEGDRVRFYVTNRLPASTTVHWHGILLPSGMDGVGGLNQKAIAPGETYRYEFTVRQSGTGMYHSHHDEMTQMALGMVGLFIIHPRKPVGPRVDRDFAIMLHEWRIDPGTRRPDPNEMTDFNVLTMNAKAFPGTEPLVVRKGERVRIRFGNLSAMDHHPIHLHGFQFRITETDGGRIAESAQWPETTVLVPTGSTRTIEFVADEPGDWAMHCHMTHHVMNQMGHDLPNMVGVKPGGLDAKVRPLLPGYMTMGQTGMGDMAGMHHMPMPANSIPMVGGKGPYDEITMGGMFTILKVRDRLDGEGDPGWYTPPPGTQAQLANADELRRDGIDVGAPPPTPPTGHQHG
- a CDS encoding VOC family protein produces the protein MTNGFCWYELRTSRPDDARRFYSSVLGTPAVGEITVLPEAAAARGAPSHWLGHLDVPDLEPAVQRFIAQGAERLGPPRRSAEGILSTVLRDPFGAVVALTSRMGRETHAELAWHELHTLDQERAFALYSGLFGWRPTETLQLSPEVGTYQQFTWREDARSVGAACSTARLPHIHPHWLFYFAVDDLDRALAAVEAGGGLVAGGPHVMPGGSRVAPCEDPQRAAFGLCQRL
- a CDS encoding PH domain-containing protein, which codes for MTAPLPTLERLPRGALTLFRIRALLRMGIYGAITFAVALGLSFAGNERWPFLLPCAVVLGLSVLTAWYPQRAHERWGWALRDHDLVISHGVLLQEVVSIPAGRIQHVDVHQGPIERSLGLARLQIYTAAGSGADGEIPGLARETADALRERLVRREADDVV
- a CDS encoding PH domain-containing protein, encoding MSSEPVALASPEEVPWKKLSPKAPLAALLPLSGMIGRIFLGALLPTFFAREQGLPIILLVIVASVAVLMLAAGLYEVATTSYRVVGAQLEIRSGIFTRTSRFIEAARVQNTEVLQPFVSKLLGLVEVKVETASGGKADGHLRGLTPEDAQALIHALQAVRREGAAVLLPGDAAPEERVLSEARLGGLLLYGATALGLGVLAVAMGAMHEIAETFHKLLLPWMEAHWEALAAPGMVWLSATVAAIAGLFGLWLVSGARAVLQFHGFRLVDTGTHLRAVGGLITRRQVTVRRARIQQVVLDEPLLRRALGFGSVEVETAGVRTGRQSEDRAELLVPVVPTARMPELLKDFVPELPDAMSFQGAHPKALLRARIRAVGLSVLVAAPATWFWGAWGAVAWLLLPAQLFGAWFDWRFQGWLVTEALVVVRQGFWRRRTTVVQRSRIQSARARQGPLERGYGVAHVRIDVAGSHVILPSVSWAEAQSLIDVLPARRPTRHAPLATLPDVRLPG
- a CDS encoding DUF2380 domain-containing protein, whose amino-acid sequence is MQLGILRLTGTRLQAATSGAMLLATWLDFLRLAEVIRQECPFYGAERLFVDLDRVQKRVEPAMTAFASLDPDEVEAAAIAMPQLMGHLTREFQSIQEGARIAMERGGRVVAAAQFLEMVTLVSTLKATLPRPPPAAPVTLGTSLVMGSGGLMMGTRIVVSAEWVEQMRRLVQAGVLSAPVVSAAVRIHAGQVLMAQEKQDLPKGVREALGDSPEVRAMHETGRAGAGMSSAPKHHVLPQEHREWFEKRGFKGEMDIDQFCVRLEQSHHEAIHGGGDWRLGRTWPREWNRHVMNLLRDGEANTGRLLTRDEILKIVAVEMRRFDIPMAFSPGRKR
- a CDS encoding NUDIX hydrolase is translated as MTDGRSWQGDWKSRLYARVRERGYDSLTAFADARPTASLVQLAEELGKDDIAGVQVFTGLVAEAERSKRLTRLVRSQLVRELSEDFPAGWPATMTDDTRFTIGHALARWCSYTPQTHEARVRRVRDALLASPPPSGWRPLSPDDTLLLTLLPDDEA
- a CDS encoding NUDIX hydrolase, whose protein sequence is MADGRAWIGNWIVRLHERVRERGYASITAFADARPTASLVDLAEELGKDDIAGVQILNELFAEAEQRRQVTRFVRDVLARLLSQSLPNGWPAVVDDVTRFQIAKALGSWSVYIPDAYQDRADQVMETLRAQPPPTGWRPLGPDDELLLTLLPDDEA
- a CDS encoding dihydroxyacetone kinase family protein — encoded protein: MKKLVNAPRAVVQEMLEGFVALAPGQALLEGETVVVRADVPAALGARKVAVLSGGGSGHEPAHAGYVGTGMLHAAVAGDVFTSPSTDAVLAAIRAVAGTAGALLIVKNYTGDRLNFGLAAELARAEGIPTEVVVVADDVALRDTVAPERRRGIAGVVLVHKIAGAAAAAGASLAEVAREATEAAAMLGSMGVALGPCTVPAAGRPGFTLGEGEVELGLGIHGEQGVRRVAMQLADALVDTLLSAIVEDRKVGRGDRVALMVNGLGGTPPMELAIVMRRALAFLGERGVKVERAWQGTFLSALEMPGCSLTLLKVDDARLARLDAPTEAPAWPGRGQVVLDRKVVATREALPTVEGHPKPQPVMARVREAALAVADAWDAAEARLTELDSQAGDGDLGLSLARGAAAIRALPERAWAMPSGALTELGQALRRNIGGSSGPFYATALLRAARYLASKPVDAAAWAKAFEVGVEAVSELGGARPGDRTMVDALHPAAVALTRAVREGRSLAEGWTEATRAAEQGAEATASMSPRLGRASYLGDRAKGIPDAGAVAVVIWMKALSGLRG
- the mxcK gene encoding myxochelin export MFS transporter MxcK; protein product: MIVLSAPSPAARERTLLWLLAAVQFTHVVDFMMLMPLGPLLMQRLSLSATRFGALVSAYTLASAAMGVLGVFWLDRLERKRTLLMLYAGFIAATLLCGAATGATGLLIARTVAGACAGLMGAVVIAIVSDMVPAERRGQAIGTVMTAYALSAVAGVPLGLGLANLGGWRSPFIVLAGVAGLVWLLLLRFLPRVDGHLAQTSGAASPISGFTPRLALGWGLTFTVVFASFLLIPYLGAFMVGNVGLTLTDLPWVYLVGGAATFVSSHWIGRLADRMGPARALALLLVATMVPHLLFTHLPPSPLPAVTLVFVLFMTLTSGRAIPTMALVASQVPPSLRGRYLAVNMAASDGASGLAAWMGGLVLTTAPDGTLIGFAQLGWLAVGISALALGLLWNFAGRAVRLDATPAP